TTCTCTAATTAACTTCCTTGGATagtcaaaagctaacagagtaCTAACGTCACTACATAAATACTGTTCTTCTTcatacaaaaacaatttttttcacattaacaTTTAGGGGAAAATGCACTTTGTTCAAATTGATTGTGAACTGAATTTTTCTATCTTATattcatgggtcacaaaagtGTTAAATATGTAAAAGATGAAAGTCTTACAAATAGTATCTTACTTAATATGCTAGTTATCATGCTTAAAATACACCCAGTTATATTTTAGAACCGAACTCTGAATGAGTTGATAAAATGTTTTTAGTTCTTACAAAGTGGTCTTCAATGTTATCTGCACTAAACACTATAAACCAAtgagaaaaatactgaaaatagagTGCTCTGAGGTCTTTATAAAAGGAAGGTCCAGATTATTGTTCACATACTGTGAAAAATGACAGGATTTTTTACAGTAACATCATATAATGACAATCTCATAAGGTAAACTTTACATAAATTGCAAATTCCTAGAGAAATGCAtatatttaatgagaaaaagTTAGCCAAGGTAACAAAAGGACACAGGTGTGATAAACttaattttcaattataaaagatgtaattttttccttttctttctagtAAATATTAAAACTGCCTTCCATTTGGCTAAATGATCTTTCAACAAACTTCACAAAAGAAAACTCATCTGAAGTAATCAAAAAGACCAACACTTATGAAGTACAAAGCAAGTTCTGTGTATAcgacattttattttaatggtttGCTGTTACTGGTATTGCTTTTCAATTTACTGAATttcataataaacatttattccattttattataaaaatatcaaaacctcTTAATCAGAACAAACATGACAGTCAAGGCCTTAATTTATTTGCtgcaaaataatttcatattgAATTTCCTAAAAATAAGCCTTAGTAGTAATAGGTTAGTATAAAAATCTATCTGAAAGTAATTTAAGTATAGAATATAGCAACtctaattattttcaataaattattctTACTTCTACTCTAACTCACCAAGTTTCTATGTGACAAACCAATAAGGGCTATCCCTTGGAATATCAACTCTTCCTtggtaaattaaattaaaaatgatctGCAAATAAAATTATCAGTACCTTTTTCAAGAGTACTTTATACTTATATTCTTGATTTTCACTACCTATAGCCAATTGGACAAGGTaatatctttagaattttctgggGGTAAACTTTGAGAATCCGGAGCTAAcattttttcttctatctttAGTATTCTGCTTAAAATCAGAATGTGTAACTCAATAAATGCATTCCTTTTGTTATAAAATtagattagaaaaatattttatcctatGATAGCAAAATGccaggataataataataataataataataatgtagcatGATGTCAAGGATGAAGACCAAGGAATGAGAAAGGTAATACTCTCACTAGATAATCTGGCCCCTTAGTATAAGAGAGAGCCACTTCATGGGAAAATTCATGATaacagaaagaaataagagaaaccaACAAAACTTCTTCAATCGCCAATGAGTAGGAAGGAAAAAGCTCATAAGTGATGTGAGGAGCAAAACAATTGCTACTGTGGACAAAGGTATTTAGAATTGAAACCAAATTCCTGATTGCAGAATATTGGCTGACTACATGGGAATGATAAAGAATGTTATCTTAGAATGCTCACAAATAGTTCCTAACCacgataaaaaaagaaatagcagacgataaaaaaagaaatagcagagCTCGAGTTAAGATAATTATATAAATGTTCCCTTTCTACTTAATGTTAacagtttgttgtttagtcactatgtccaactcttttgtaaccccatggccacagcctgcaaggctcctctgtccatgggatttcccaggtaagaatactggaacgggttgccatttccttcttcaggggatcttctgggcccagggattgaacctgtgtctcttcattggcagacggattccttaccactgagtcaccagggaagccaacgtTAATGGTAATACAGTCTTAATTTCCAACATTTGGCCATTTAGTCTACAAAGTTCCTGATTAATTTTTTCAAGTAACTATTACTAAGTCAACTAAATTTAAAGCCAATCTTAGATAAAAATAGAATGTACTATACCTTGACTTCTGATCTCTTAAATGCTAGAAAAGTTGTCTCTGGTTTGAGTTTAGTTTCTGGTTTCTTAACCAATGGATCTTTAACAGCTGGAGCTACAGAAACAACTGTGGGGGCTGGTTTCTGTGGTGGTTTCTGAGTTTTCTGAGCCTGCAAAAATCAGTGTTAAGATTAAATTAGCTACAAAATCTTAGTTAAATGtacaaaaagacaataaaatctaCCACAGGACTCCTCAATGAACTGGAATACAGATaaacatttaactttaaaaaatataactgtgATGACATCAAAAATATAGACTCttggacaaattatttttatcatatcaATTAATGCCTTTATAGATTTTATCAGTTTCTAAACAGTAAAGATAACATGAGGTTTTAAaaatcatgcaaaaaaaaaatcatgcagaCTGgagttaattaaatattttaacaaaatagaccaaaatcattaaaaagaaaaagaaaaaaaaaccatataagcattttcagttttattttgacCAACAATTGatctttttcctttatattagGTACTTTACTAAATTATCTTGTACATGaatcatttttcagtttattctttAGTGTTGTCCAGCTAAATAGTATTAACTATATAAACGGTATAGTGCAATGTTTGAGAGGACAGTTTTTGGAATCAAATAGAACTAAAATTAAAGCCCAGCTCAACTACTTCCCTATCTATGTTACCTCaggtaaaatatgtaaatttccAGAAGTCTtgtttttcatctgcaaaatgtggATAAAATCTTCCGTTCTAAAGGTGGGTTATGAGAATGAACTGTGATTATATAAGAGTTTACACAGTGTCTTGTACATGTTAAGTGCAGATAATAACAGTTACTACTTATCATCATTATTTACAAATggtaagaaaacaaagttttctaACTTAATCCAGAAGAACCCTTCTCTACTAGATGAGTAATGGTGCTCCCAGCCATCCCACTGTTTTTGACAGTCCTAGTAAGGTCATGCAAAACTATACCAAAAACTTTATTAATGATGTGTTCCCATTTTTGGAAATTTGAATGTAGCTGTTTTATCTTTGTTTAGACTTTCTTGTGCTATGGTTTGCCATATAATATATTTTCATCCTTAAGTCTCAGTTCATCCcattttttatattacatattttccaCATGAAAGTATACCTACTTTCAGACATCACTTATAAAGCAACACTCAGATCAAGAATATTATAAAGGATGCTGGAAGATATCTATGGTAAAATATCTCTTACTACCAAGAAAGATTATCGTACCTTGTACTGCAAACCATGTTATGAAAATGTAGCCTTCAGAGTATCAGAAGTACATGGTATTCTGATCTTACACTTTCCTCCACCCACATCAGTAGATGAGGTTAGACTCTGAAGACTGACCTAACTTGTATGCTTTAGCAGATGAAGATTCCTTACTATAAAGCTCAGAAAAAACCTCTACCTAGGAGATCATGTTTGGATCTTCTGCTTCCTGGCTATTTCACCTAGTCATCTTAGAACCTAAGAGATACCCAAAACCCTCTGTTCTTTGCTGGTAGTACTAGTTTAGGGAACTAGGATATTATCACTGATTCAGTATTGCTCAACAAAGGCACTATAATTTTTTATTGGGTGACTGACTCACACAGTGTAGAATGTATGAAATTCACCACTCAAGGCAATATGGCCAGTATGGTAACAATCAAAAATACCACGTACTTCTGTTATTGCTGAGTAGGAATATGTTACCACCTTAGACTGAGAACCACTACAATAAGTCGTGAGTGTTGGGGCAAATCCCACTGCCTggtagaaagaaaattacagaactAAAGAATAACTCTGGACCCTGCCACCCACTATCATGCTCTGACATTAGGCATTCAGCACTTGACTCGGACATATAGACTGAACTTACTGACTGCTGATTTCTGGCCCAAATCtatatttcctctatttttatgtatcttaaaatgaaacaacagaatgTAGAATGTGTCCAGTCCTGAGGTCTGCTCTGGTGCTCTGGTGAGTGAATGAGACTTGCTTTTAATACAAATTAATTAGGCATTTAATTTGCAAAGttgataaagaataaaatgtatcAGGATGAGGAGAAGCTGAGAAACTGGACATGTGGGAACATGAAAGTTCACCACTTACTCAGGGAATGAACCATTTGGTCTCGTGTGGCCATAGTATGTGGTGTATATGGTGAAGTGGTGGGAAGAAAAGGATACAAACATAGAGCTGGGTCAAAGAGAGAAGGTCCACAATCCACCCTAACAAGGATAACTTCACTATATAGGTAATTGAGAGCCACTGGGCACACTTAAACAGATAAAGTTAGATAACTATTGTAGAAGAATATTCTAATTGCAGTGTGTAAAATGGACTGAAGGGAATCAAGGAGCTAATGCAACAGCAAGAAATGAGCGATTTGTGGAACAGGGTAATAAAAGTGAAATGAGCAGATCTGTGACATACATATGAGATACAATTAACAAGTTTGGTAAACAAAGGGATGTGGATTTAAGAGAGGCATCAAGGATAATGTTATCAGTTCaggcaaaggaggaaaaactgagtggagaagaaaacaattttaatttaaaaaatactgcacTTGAAGTAACTGTAGTAACTGGTCATCTGCCAAAATTCACTTCAGAAAGAGGGTAAGAACTATAAATATAGATTTGGTACGAGTTAACTCACAAAATGTAAGGGAGGAAAAACAGGAGAGAACAGTACTTACTTTATTAAGAaacttataataaaataataaaaaattctgAAGCTATGTTAAAGAAAGATCACTATCAcaagttatttattttgactAGTAATTCTTAGTGACTACTTGCGCCAAAGTGCTGGAACATACTATTCTGCTCACCCATAATTACTTGGGTTGAAGTCCTGGAGGGTAGTTTAAgtaataaactaaataaaaatcacacagaGCAGAAAAAATACTGTACCATGTCACAGAAATTTCTTGTTACAAACACAAAGTATAAATACTACtgaaattttattacttttcataggaataaaaacataatctatttctgatttagtgattaaaaagtagatatcttgattttttttttctttttatttaactgaGTACTTCTgactttaaaaacatatatttggtCAGAAAAATTTATGTAGAAATTCACTTGGTTAACAATATGAGAACTCCTCTATCAGAAGTCCTTAACCTTCTGGAGAAAGCTACAATTCACAAAAATACAGGCACTCCtatattcacagcagcaccacTTACAAcaactaagacatggaagcaacctacacgTCCATCCGCAAAGGAATGgatcagtccgtggaattctccaggccagaatactggagtgggtagccgttcccttccctggtaagttaccagggaagtcccaaagataTAGTATAGacatacacaatggactattagtcagtgataaaaaagaacaaaaatgccatttgcagcaatgtggctggacctagagattatcatataagagaagcaagtcagacacagaaagacaaatatcatatgatatcacttatatgtggaatctaaaatatgacacaaatgaacttatttataaaacaggaacagactcatagagaatagacttgtgattgccaaagGGGTGGGAGGAATGAGGTAAGGATGGATTGGAAATTTGGAATTAGTAGACAAAAATTATTatgtataggatggataaacaacaaggtcctattgtatagcacaggggactacaTTCAATatacagaatcactttgctgtacatcagaaactaacattataagtcaactctacttcagtaaaaaataaataaaaaaaaaaaaagagtccctaATCAAAGGTAGGGGAGCAGGGATGGGGGAAGTAAACAAGACACTGAAGTAAATAACAACttgatttctttaaaaggaaaatgataacATTCATCcatctactttttaaatgaataaaagttagaaaataaattcaatataaCAAACGAAAATGTTTCAGTATGACATTAAAGGCAGTTATGTTTGTGAGCAGTAAACTGAGAAAGTACTTGAGAAAATAGGTTAAATGGTCACTTGAAGACAACGAGAAGGAAAGACAAGGAATAGAGAGAGAAATacagaaggaaagacagaggTAGCTTTGCACACAGCTTGTAAGTTTGGTGGTTTGCGCTCACTCAGGAATAGACATTTCCAATATTTCCTTAACAGACTCATCAAAGACTAGGGCTTTGTATCTCACGACTTCCCATAGTGCTttgcagtatttttaaatgtgcacAAATACACTGACACACCAGTAGGAAATAGTCCTAATTTGTGGGTCTCCAATTCTGTTCATTTATACTAGAACAAGCTAAAAGCTGAGCagagaaaaatagatatatatggtCTGGTCCACTTAGGCATAGACACATAAACCacacatttatattatataaacaaacattaaaataatcagcttataagatttttttcaatagcatAAATGTTCGAATTTTTATCTTAACAACCACATATTAAccaaaaaaatggacagagattgtttaaaatggagaaaaataattcCTACCATTCTTTTCATTTGTCTGGTACATCGGGCACAATACCACACAAGGCGAGGGTCATTCACTTCCTTGTCTGTCACCTGGGGCTTATGGCAATCTTGGTGGTAGAGATTATGGCATTCCTGACATTCTACTAATTGGTTACCCGATGCCACTGTCATTtgcctaagaaaataaatcattagaTATGACACATATTTGAATGCAACAATTTAAAGCCACTCTAGGGTTCTTCTGGTGAAGTTTGATATATTAAAGAGGGTAAAGACCTCAGAAAAGCCAAACAGTAAAATAACAAATCCCAACGTGTAGCCTGCacaaaaaattcatttcttttaaaggttatgctcAACCAGTAAGAAATGTATAAGGTGACTTAGGCTAAACTTGGCTATATTCTTCTTCTTAGCATTTTccactgtaatttttttctttttcccagaagGTAGTAGACCTTGGCTCATCCTCCAACAGTCTCATAACATCTTCTTTGTACCTCTATTCAATTCCTTTATATTTGTTGCCTACATATTGTTCTATCTTCTTCATTAATACATGAGTTGCCTAAAGGTAGAAAACGAACCTAATTATCTGCAGTGCCTAGCACATTACTGCACAGACATGGGGTGCTCCGTAAATAAATGTCTTAATCAACAAAACAGAATGTATTAATAAGTGTATCAAACAGGTAAAAATTGCAACAGCAACAGCCTCAGACTTTCGTAACAAATCTTCTTATGGAGGATTGCAATTACTAGTTCTTTCCCCCCTATTACTTtaccatttatttctttatatgaaaATGATAACCCTTACAGTAGATAAAGGttgaaataaacaaatatatgttaAAGCAATGAGGCTCTAACAAAATAATCCTATTCAGAAGTACAATAACTGATGCTCTATAATGTTCACAAAATTTTAGAGCTATGCATTCAGTCCCAACGCACtggaatttaatattttcatgaagCAAATAGCAGGAAAGGTGATGATCTCTTCTACTGTGCTAGGCAATGAAAGTCATTAACAACTAAAGATGGACATCCTGGTATCAAGGAATTTAAAATCtaattattctgatttttaagatGAATCTTCTACTAagcaaaattatgtttttataattatGTATCCATGTTTCAAAACAATACTCAGAATGACCTACATGATccattaatttcattttccttatccTTAGGAAAAGATTTAATACTATTTTAGAAAATGGTATATAACTGTTTACTTTATAAATTCTATGAAcacttcagggaaaaaaaagcaatatagtCTTCTTAAAAAGAAAGGTGGAAATAATTTAATCTGCTAAACAGTGTCTCACTAAAAATTAAAGCAGTAAGTGCTTTTACTCTAGAAGCCAAGAATGCAAAAAATGTTATTACAACATAACTGATTATAAAGATGCCTGTCAGTAATATAAATTTTTGACAATTTATTAGACATTAAATTGCCACATGGGCAGTTTATCTCCTATCCACCTccaaataatgaaaacagaatttaaaaaacaccCAACAAttggtctattttttttcttttttaaattgtttgttctttacaaagaaacaaaagaatctATGTGGCAAGGTACAACTTACCTACAAACAACACAGGCCAATCCCATCTCCATGGCAAAATCATCAGCGCTGGTCTCCTCAAAGCTGGAAAGGTCAGCCATGGCTAAATCCTTGCTGGTTTGGACAGTGATGGGAGAGGACCGTGTCTCTGGCTTCTCCAGTCTAGGTTTCTTTGGGACATCAACTCCTTCAGTGACGTCTGATTTCATCTATAAAAAGCACCCAGTCAAAAAGtaacacattaaaataaactttaaatcacTGAGAGATGTACAAGATAGACAGTGTGCAATGACCAAGTCCACTCCACAGATACTTTCACATAGTTAGGGACAAAAGCACACACTAAAGACCTGTAGAAGATTTATAGTAAATTCGTACTCAGGATGTTCAAAGAATCCAACaaggtaaaaagaaacaaatcaggACAGTTCAGCATGCATCTGTATCTCTCTTTGTACTCTTTTATTCATTAAAGAATCATGGAAGTTCAATGGATTTACTTACACTGCCCTCCTACCCACCACTGGATGCTTTGAATTGAGAAGCCACAGCACTAATAAGGATATTTTTAaggctatttttaaatattttaaattatgaactaatgatattttatactgaaaagaaatgaataatgaaCTTCTACCAGTAACTCAGGCTTAACACATTGCCATATTTGTTTCAAAGCAAATTCTGgctcctttctttaaaatataaagagaacAATATAATATAGATTATAAAGAACcagtatttagaaaaaaaaccAGTATTTAGAAACACAACCCCTTGAGAGCAAGTATTACTAaagtttttttaagtgttttttttacTAAGTTCTAAAATCCTAATAATTAACTATGTGCAAAAATCATTCACAGTAGACAATCCAAGAGTTTTCTGTAACCCTGTTAAGGCACATGCCTTTCTGCAAATTTCATGTCTAGTGATTTacatctttattctttccttgccatcttttcttttcAACAACTGTTCCAGTTAAAATATTTGAGTTATAGATTAAAGTGTACACATGAAATTAGTATATCTTCTAGggctcaaatatttgttgacaaTGATCTCAATAAATGGATCTAAaatgtttctaattttaaaaaaatccataataaccaaaatatatttACTGAGTGACTATTACATACTTTTACCAATTATTACATACAAAAAGCAAGCATAAAACAACTGATTGATTTACTAGAGTAAAGCAAAATCTTACTTTATCAGCAGGTCTCTTTTCACCTTCCTTTTTTACCTTCTCAGTTGTAAGGACCTTGCCATTATTATTGCCAGAAGGAAGACTAGATGATGTTTTGGGCTCTTGCTTAACAGAAACAGTTTTTGTGCTTGAAATTTTGGGTGGCTCCACATCCTgtgtatgaaattaaaagatacctataaagaaatattcagactagtatattattaaaaaaaaaaaaaaaccagatcaCACATCTAAATTATCAGTTAAAAATTAAGACATCATATGTGCCAACATATTGTGTCTTTTTCTTCAATAAGTTTCACTATATGGTTTCACATTTGTGAACCATCACTACAATTAATATAATGAACATATTCATCATCCTGCCAAGTTTCCTTGTTGCCCTCTATAATCACTCTTGGAGGTAGACATCCTAGAAAACTAAGCCACCCATTCTCAGGTAACCACTGACCCATCTTCTGTAACTATATAGGCTGAATTTCCTAGAAATTTTTCTAAGTAGAATCATGCaggatatattctttttttttctggcttttttcactcagtataTTTATTCTGAGATTCATGAATGTCACTGAGTGTAACAAACGTTCACTTCTTTTGTTGCGGAATAGTACTCCATTGGACAGATATACCAtgacttgttcattcatttaccaaCTGCTGGACAATTGGGATGTTCCCAGTctggggctattacaaataatgatgTTATGAACATTCACGTACAAACCCTTACATGGACACATACTTTAATTTCTCTAGAATAAATGTCTGGGAGTGGAATATCTGGATTATATGGTAGGTTTAtgcttaactttttaagaaacctcGCCGACCCATGTTCCAAAGTGGTATACCAGTTTATATTTTCATCAGGAGTACCTGAGAGTCCCAGTTCCTTCCTATCTTCaaatcctcaccaacacttggtatcactaatctttttaattttagacatttaATAGATATGTAAGGCATATCATTGtagatttaatttacatttctctaatggcTAAAAATGTAAGGGCAGGAGACGTTTTAGTTGCAACCAATTTCTCATGTACTTTAATAATTGCACTGCCTTCTGTTTTAGAATCTCAAAAATACtgcttcttggggcttccctggtggtccagtgtctatgaatttgcctgccaacacagggtacatgggttcaacccctggtccggaagatcccatatgccgtgcagcaactaagcccttgtgccacaaccactgagcccacattctagagcccatggtctgcaactactgagcccacgcatcACAACTGAAGccctgcaccctagagcctgtgctctgcaacaagagaagataCCGCAATGACAAGCTGACGCACAGCAACCAAGAGGAGCCCCTACTTAAAACACTttgagaaagcctgagtgcagcagtaaagacccagtgcggccaaaagtaaaagaagtaaataaacttttagaaaaatactCCTTCTTTAGTAATAATAGGAATTTCCTGTTTGGAGAATATCAATACTCGGAGCAGAACAGATTTGTTAGTATATTTTGTTGAGTTTTATTACTTTGGTTGGTTGGAGCTCACTGAACCTCCACAATGAGAATGGTAAAATAAAGGAAGTCACAATGGCTCTACTAGTCAAAGGacaatgaaaaggtctgaggataCTAGAGCTTATTTTGAAAGAAGGCTGGGAGGAAAATATCACTGCTGACTTGGGCACTGAGTCTGGGACTTGGCCCTGTCTTGAGTTTGAGATTCTGGATTAGACTGAACTAGTCTGGTAGTTTGGTCTTTTCCTCATCAGTTTGGTATCTAGGTGCTCATAGACCTGGGTGACTCGAAGTTTCAAGGCTAGAGTTTTAGAAAGGTTTGAAAGAATGTCTTAGGTATGTATTGAAGAATATAGTAACACCTGTCATTCACTAAGAGCTTATTATATACCAAGTAGACACTACACTAGGTGAccaatgtattttatttcttttaatgttcATTACTTTGTAAGGTAGTTctcatcatcctcattttactaaTAGAGAAACAGATGCTAGATGAAATGAAGTTACtatgtacctcagtttccttattgtaaaataaaaaaaatacctatCTCAAAGGATCATTAtcacaattaaaattaattatacaCCTGTATCACTGAGAAAAGTACCTAGGACACAGTAAATGTTCAAGATATGTTACCTGTTATCACACTAGTAAGAGGTAAGCTGGGATTTAAAACAGATTTGTCTGGTTCcaaaatgtatattcttttcacAGAAAGCTGCTTGGCCATTTTGTTTGCAATGGGAGTGACATAGTTCTCACCGTTTATCCATACCTCCTTTTGCCCTTAAATTATCCTATCTATATGTAATTCACTTCATTGTAGAATCcctgtccttttattttcttgcccCTAAAACATTAGAGAATAATTACAAGCTATGGTTTCATtcagcagattaaaaaaattctaatcataagaattaaaattataatacataaGTGGGTTTCTATACACAGAAAATAGTAGAACAAAATATTCCCCACTCTCAGCTAACTTTTCTATATAGTGGAATAATTCTCTGAAagcttgaggaaaaaaaataacactataAAGTTCTTCATGCCACAAGGGAAGATTATCTGGCAGACAGACTGTTTTGAGATGGTCTAACCATTAAAGACTACAAAACTCCCTCCAAGCCTCTAATTCAGTTATATACCTTTTGAGATGGACGGTAACTTGAATCAATGCCCCGAGCCAAAGATTCATCAAGTAGTGTTTTTAGCTTTTCAGCAGAATCCTTACTCTTTGAATGTAAGAAGCCTAGTGCTTTCAAAAAAATGGGATCAAGTTCCAAGTTCACTGCAGCAGCCATCCCAAAcacctgaaggaaaaaaaagagagagaaggtaaTTTACAGACAATGGGCAATTACCTGTCAAAATTTATCtgtcttgttttgtttataataagTATTAATGTGTAcctgatacaaaattaaaactgtCTAAAAGGTTATTACAGATAAATTTCCTTCTTATCCCTAATTGGAATTATCTAGTTCTCTTCTCCTAAAGTGAGAGTGTTATCAGCTATCAGATAAGCTCCTCCTCTCCACAGAGCCTCTTCCTAATATTGTTTTCAAATAGTACACTTACAATTTGGAACAGAGAAACTTGATGTGTTTAGGTCAAGTTTACAGTATATCAAAATTTCTTCTCTCAAACCTTATTTatacacccccacccccgccacacacacacagattgggGGAAGGGTGTCACGGGAGGACAATAGTTACAGCATACATTAAGCAATAAGCTATAAAGGTCTGTGCTGAAATTTTAACCTCGGTTATCTTTCTT
This genomic stretch from Cervus canadensis isolate Bull #8, Minnesota chromosome 19, ASM1932006v1, whole genome shotgun sequence harbors:
- the INTS12 gene encoding integrator complex subunit 12; its protein translation is MAAAVNLELDPIFLKALGFLHSKSKDSAEKLKTLLDESLARGIDSSYRPSQKDVEPPKISSTKTVSVKQEPKTSSSLPSGNNNGKVLTTEKVKKEGEKRPADKMKSDVTEGVDVPKKPRLEKPETRSSPITVQTSKDLAMADLSSFEETSADDFAMEMGLACVVCRQMTVASGNQLVECQECHNLYHQDCHKPQVTDKEVNDPRLVWYCARCTRQMKRMAQKTQKPPQKPAPTVVSVAPAVKDPLVKKPETKLKPETTFLAFKRSEVKASTVVSGNSSSTNVSSSATSGLIGWAAFAAKTTSAGPSTAKLSSAAQNNSGKPATSSANQKPVGLTGLATTSKGGLGSKIGSNNSTSPTVPLKPPPPLTLGKTGLSRSVSCDNVSKVGLPSPSSLVPGSSSQLSGNGNSGTSGPSGTTTNKTTSESSSSPSASLKGPTSQESQLNAMKRLQMVKKKAAQKKLKK